Proteins from a single region of Phycisphaeraceae bacterium D3-23:
- a CDS encoding caspase family protein, whose amino-acid sequence MIDRLWMLGLACACGVSIGAAAQPAILDLEGDAADTSGQDVAAEQGAQQPEHSARRVVEAELSEGEFFDLYEIEVELGHHVIVNVRTSAFDAYLSVVSPAGEVTSNDDWNLTNTHSHVHLVAQEAGVWRVRVAGFDIHQQGPYRVDMFTGAESPDGSRPPMVERGVLEAGDDEVPGDPERYMDSYTLQGVAGEHLTIDLTSRVFDTFVILQQDATGQRWENDDFQSSQALSHLSQTLPADGDYTLIVTSFSAKETGGYDLLVQRGAPPPAPVADNQEEHEGALAADDEKREDGESFDAYTIEGLEGEEVTIDLRSSAFDTYVQLIQAGEGGRVWENDDFSAGTTDHSQLALTLPADGEYTVVASSYDRGEAGAYTLTIARVAPRDGELIEGELTADDATHRQGELIDWIDLPTEPGQVVEVDLQSEDFDTYLILQTPTGETVENDDYEGSASRSHATMDIQRLGVHRVGVTTFEPGMSGAYSVDIRITAADDPRAQRDISHLTHGDTINGELEFGDVTTDRGAMADRYSFDAELGQRVVIDLTSNAFDTFITVTAPDGETMVNDDFDGQGHSRLSFDAEQSGPYRLSVTSYGAGAVGDYRLGLSMMQRADVPVPDVPGRRVYGLFVGISDYGGMGDLPFCAQDAVKLHTAMRDGFGMRPEDAVLLTDQKATVAAVEAALKEIAQRASTDDVVVIFYSGHGGQVALDTFNAQDPDAMDETIVLVDGEMTDDAFSESLSAVRAGTQLVMLDACFSGGFAKDVVSRPGRMGLFSSEEDVLSMVADRFEAGGYLSMFVAEAMGEARETADLNSDKMLTALELCHYVSARYHEIVVQPKPIDQYVEPDTVDPSINLSFQKLVADRGGVSPNHVLLRWE is encoded by the coding sequence ATGATCGATCGCCTGTGGATGCTTGGGCTGGCCTGCGCTTGCGGGGTGAGTATCGGGGCTGCCGCGCAGCCGGCGATCTTGGATCTCGAAGGCGACGCAGCCGACACATCGGGCCAAGACGTGGCGGCCGAGCAAGGGGCCCAGCAGCCCGAACACAGCGCGCGGCGTGTCGTCGAAGCCGAACTCAGCGAGGGCGAGTTTTTCGACCTCTACGAGATCGAGGTCGAGCTTGGCCACCACGTGATCGTCAACGTACGGACCTCGGCGTTTGATGCGTACCTGTCGGTCGTGTCGCCCGCCGGCGAGGTCACGAGCAACGACGACTGGAACCTGACCAACACGCACAGCCACGTCCACCTGGTCGCACAGGAAGCGGGCGTCTGGCGCGTGCGCGTTGCGGGGTTTGATATCCACCAGCAAGGGCCCTACCGGGTCGACATGTTTACCGGCGCTGAGTCGCCCGACGGGTCGCGGCCGCCGATGGTCGAGCGCGGTGTGCTCGAGGCGGGCGACGACGAGGTGCCCGGCGACCCCGAGCGGTATATGGATTCGTACACGCTCCAGGGTGTGGCGGGCGAGCACCTGACGATCGACCTGACGTCGCGCGTGTTCGACACGTTCGTCATCCTGCAGCAGGACGCGACGGGCCAGCGCTGGGAGAACGACGACTTCCAGTCGAGCCAGGCGCTGTCGCACCTGTCGCAGACGCTGCCGGCCGACGGCGACTACACCCTCATTGTCACGAGCTTCAGCGCGAAGGAGACCGGCGGGTACGACCTGCTGGTCCAGCGCGGCGCGCCCCCGCCGGCCCCGGTCGCGGACAACCAGGAAGAGCACGAAGGCGCCCTCGCCGCCGATGACGAAAAACGCGAGGACGGCGAGTCATTCGACGCGTACACGATCGAGGGCCTCGAAGGCGAAGAGGTCACGATCGACCTGCGGAGCAGCGCGTTTGATACCTACGTGCAACTCATCCAGGCCGGTGAGGGCGGCCGGGTCTGGGAGAACGACGACTTCTCGGCGGGCACGACCGACCACTCGCAGCTTGCGCTGACGCTCCCGGCGGATGGCGAATACACCGTCGTCGCGAGCAGCTACGACCGGGGCGAGGCCGGCGCGTACACGCTGACGATCGCGCGGGTCGCGCCGCGTGACGGCGAGCTGATCGAGGGCGAACTCACGGCCGACGACGCGACGCACCGCCAGGGCGAGCTGATCGACTGGATCGACCTGCCCACCGAGCCGGGCCAGGTGGTCGAGGTGGATTTGCAGTCGGAGGATTTTGATACGTACCTGATCCTGCAGACGCCGACGGGCGAGACGGTCGAGAACGACGACTACGAAGGCAGCGCATCACGCAGCCACGCGACGATGGACATCCAGCGCCTCGGCGTGCACCGCGTCGGGGTGACGACCTTCGAGCCCGGGATGTCGGGCGCGTACAGCGTCGACATCCGCATCACCGCCGCGGACGACCCGCGCGCCCAGCGCGACATCTCGCACCTCACCCACGGCGACACGATCAACGGCGAACTCGAGTTTGGCGATGTCACGACCGACCGCGGGGCGATGGCCGACCGCTACAGCTTCGATGCCGAGCTCGGGCAGCGCGTCGTGATCGACCTGACCTCCAACGCGTTTGATACGTTCATCACGGTGACCGCGCCCGACGGCGAGACGATGGTCAACGACGACTTCGACGGGCAAGGCCACTCGCGCCTGAGCTTTGATGCCGAGCAGTCCGGGCCCTACCGGCTATCCGTGACGTCGTACGGCGCGGGGGCGGTGGGCGACTACCGGCTTGGGCTTTCGATGATGCAGCGCGCCGATGTGCCCGTGCCCGATGTGCCGGGCCGGCGGGTTTATGGGCTGTTCGTCGGGATCAGCGACTACGGCGGGATGGGCGACCTGCCCTTCTGTGCCCAGGACGCGGTGAAGCTGCACACGGCGATGCGCGACGGGTTCGGGATGCGGCCCGAGGACGCGGTGCTTTTGACCGACCAGAAGGCGACCGTCGCGGCGGTCGAGGCGGCGCTCAAGGAGATCGCCCAGCGCGCGAGCACGGACGACGTCGTCGTCATCTTCTACTCGGGGCACGGCGGGCAGGTCGCGCTCGATACGTTCAATGCGCAGGACCCCGACGCGATGGACGAAACGATCGTGCTGGTCGATGGGGAGATGACGGATGACGCGTTTAGCGAATCGCTCAGCGCGGTCCGCGCGGGCACGCAGCTGGTGATGCTCGATGCGTGTTTCAGCGGCGGGTTCGCGAAGGATGTCGTCAGTCGGCCGGGCCGGATGGGCCTGTTTTCCTCGGAGGAGGATGTCTTGTCGATGGTGGCCGACCGCTTCGAGGCGGGTGGGTACCTGTCGATGTTCGTCGCCGAGGCGATGGGCGAAGCGCGCGAAACCGCCGACCTCAACAGCGATAAGATGCTCACGGCTCTTGAGCTTTGCCACTATGTTTCCGCCCGATATCACGAGATTGTCGTCCAGCCCAAGCCGATAGACCAGTACGTCGAGCCGGACACGGTGGACCCGAGCATCAACCTGAGCTTCCAGAAACTCGTCGCCGACCGCGGCGGCGTCAGCCCAAACCACGTCCTGCTGCGGTGGGAGTAA
- a CDS encoding metallophosphoesterase, with amino-acid sequence MPVVAQVSDLHLSPRVPERQAQAELVLAGINKAKPDLTVVTGDLTDDGWDRPDDLVWAKQWMDERLDHEWFAVPGNHDVGNFAGAKVGAICGKRIQAWQKTFDDRSTDWFWKTSGSWELVGINSMVYGPDGKVSQLQWERCYGQLRGSDWSSRYLALFLHSPFFVDTLDEQEAESTEYWLGHREARYQVWDDINVTGLGLIASGHVHQTKLDTFDGTHIVWAPPASGTWVHAPGLPNPPAPEKTGFVLHHLGEDGSVRSEVVACAPMLKTVFYDPTGGAG; translated from the coding sequence ATGCCTGTCGTCGCCCAAGTGTCGGACCTGCACCTCTCGCCGCGCGTGCCCGAGCGTCAGGCGCAGGCGGAGCTGGTGCTGGCGGGTATCAACAAGGCCAAGCCCGACCTGACCGTCGTCACCGGCGACCTGACCGACGACGGCTGGGACCGCCCCGACGACCTGGTGTGGGCGAAGCAGTGGATGGATGAACGGCTGGACCACGAGTGGTTCGCGGTGCCGGGGAATCATGATGTGGGGAACTTCGCGGGGGCAAAGGTGGGTGCGATTTGCGGGAAACGTATTCAGGCATGGCAAAAAACATTTGATGATCGATCTACAGATTGGTTCTGGAAGACGTCGGGTTCTTGGGAATTGGTCGGGATTAACAGCATGGTGTATGGTCCTGACGGCAAGGTGAGTCAACTGCAATGGGAACGCTGTTACGGCCAACTACGGGGCTCAGATTGGAGTAGCCGTTACCTTGCGCTCTTTCTTCATTCGCCGTTCTTTGTAGATACACTTGATGAGCAGGAGGCCGAATCAACCGAATACTGGCTTGGTCATCGCGAAGCTCGATATCAGGTATGGGACGACATTAATGTCACAGGCCTGGGTCTGATCGCATCGGGCCATGTCCACCAAACCAAACTCGACACATTTGATGGCACCCACATCGTCTGGGCCCCGCCCGCGTCGGGGACGTGGGTGCATGCGCCGGGGCTGCCGAATCCGCCGGCGCCGGAGAAGACGGGGTTTGTGCTGCACCATCTTGGGGAGGATGGGTCGGTGCGGAGCGAGGTGGTGGCGTGTGCGCCGATGTTGAAGACGGTGTTTTACGACCCAACGGGCGGCGCGGGGTAA
- a CDS encoding biopolymer transporter ExbD — MRRVRRYDLSPRVELTPLIDVVFLLLTFFIVAMVVLVQVRTTGVTLASVEGGGEAETDALVLIELGRSGQIAIDGRAVPDDELDAALVELAQRPDRPPVVLTVESGQGDRDRVEQYMQLIGRIERAGIEEIQFPEFDQGETGAR; from the coding sequence ATGCGCCGAGTCCGCCGATACGACCTTTCGCCCCGTGTAGAGCTGACGCCGCTGATCGATGTGGTGTTCTTGTTGCTCACGTTCTTCATCGTGGCGATGGTCGTGCTGGTGCAGGTGCGGACGACGGGCGTGACGCTCGCATCCGTCGAGGGCGGGGGCGAGGCCGAGACGGACGCGCTGGTGCTGATCGAGCTTGGCCGATCGGGCCAGATCGCGATCGACGGCCGAGCCGTGCCCGATGACGAACTGGACGCGGCGCTCGTGGAGCTGGCCCAGCGCCCGGACCGCCCGCCGGTGGTGCTGACGGTGGAGTCGGGCCAGGGCGACCGCGACCGCGTCGAGCAGTACATGCAGCTCATCGGCCGCATCGAACGCGCCGGGATCGAAGAGATCCAGTTCCCGGAGTTTGATCAGGGTGAAACCGGGGCCCGCTAG
- a CDS encoding endonuclease/exonuclease/phosphatase family protein has protein sequence MSQPIDEDKAGNAKRKRRWVWRGLLLVVVFVAGWYVIARATDAGRRVRLVETSASMPGSSAAPVWEEDEALTVAAYNIAHARGLAVTNWAGDRNDRLTEIAALIASWDADIVVLNEVDLDASWSGRVNQARVIAERAGFVYRVEQANYDLSLPGFRLRFGNAVLSRHPIVDAHPIDYPAVSGLESLAFGQKRGVVCTVDVGGGRRVRVVAVHWDSRDAAVRAGSADVLTHLAADGGPPIIAAGDFNAPLVTALGLTRPPEESAAERLVTQTDLAWIVPTAHEPVPDSFPSAAPAKLIDYILAQPPLRVARFEVVDSQLSDHRPVLAELLWATETAENDAPSPAE, from the coding sequence GTGAGTCAACCGATCGACGAAGACAAAGCGGGGAACGCCAAGCGGAAACGGCGGTGGGTCTGGCGTGGCCTATTGCTGGTCGTGGTGTTCGTGGCCGGGTGGTACGTCATCGCGCGTGCGACGGATGCCGGCCGACGGGTCCGGCTTGTGGAGACGTCGGCGTCGATGCCGGGCAGCTCGGCTGCGCCGGTGTGGGAGGAGGACGAGGCGTTGACCGTCGCGGCGTACAACATCGCGCACGCGCGCGGGCTGGCGGTGACGAACTGGGCGGGCGATCGTAACGATCGGCTGACGGAGATCGCCGCGCTGATCGCGTCGTGGGACGCGGACATCGTCGTGCTTAACGAGGTCGATCTGGATGCGAGTTGGAGCGGGCGGGTGAACCAGGCGCGGGTGATCGCGGAGCGTGCCGGGTTTGTGTATCGCGTGGAGCAGGCGAACTACGACCTGTCACTGCCGGGCTTTCGTTTGCGGTTTGGTAACGCGGTGCTGAGCCGGCACCCGATCGTTGATGCCCATCCGATCGACTACCCGGCGGTGAGCGGGCTGGAGTCGCTGGCGTTTGGGCAGAAGCGCGGCGTGGTGTGTACGGTTGATGTCGGGGGCGGTCGGCGGGTGCGGGTGGTCGCGGTGCACTGGGACTCGCGCGACGCGGCGGTGCGTGCGGGCAGCGCGGATGTGCTCACACACCTCGCGGCGGATGGCGGCCCGCCGATCATCGCGGCGGGCGACTTTAACGCCCCGCTGGTCACGGCCCTGGGGCTGACCCGGCCGCCCGAGGAGAGCGCGGCCGAGCGGCTTGTGACGCAGACCGACCTGGCCTGGATCGTGCCCACCGCCCACGAGCCGGTGCCCGACTCGTTCCCCAGCGCCGCCCCGGCGAAGCTGATCGACTACATCCTGGCCCAGCCGCCGCTGAGGGTCGCACGGTTCGAGGTCGTCGATTCGCAGCTTTCCGACCATCGGCCGGTGCTGGCGGAACTCCTCTGGGCCACGGAGACGGCTGAAAATGACGCACCAAGCCCCGCCGAATGA
- the guaA gene encoding glutamine-hydrolyzing GMP synthase has product MTTPGTASAAQVDPTAAAIADIPDAARGQVVPILDFGSQYVQLIARRVREQGVYSMLVGPQITYEQLKALNPKGIILSGGPSSVNDEGAPKPDPRLFDLGVPILGICYGMQVGCELLGSEVNNAAAREYGGVKLHITDDSDILSRVPEHTTAWMSHGDQVQSLSDDFLPLATTGTCPYAAVKHKTKPFFGVQFHPEVTHTPHGSDILSNFLFHVCKCDGSWKMANYLEHEIERIRDTVGDQQVICGLSGGVDSAVVAAMLQRAIGNQLTCIFVDNGLLRKGERQFVETTFRDHFDIDLRVVDAEKAFLDDLAGITDPQEKRTRIGHRFIDVFKAEANADAEKRSAEASGTPFLAQGTLYPDVIESGHGYAGTAANIKLHHNVGGLPEQLGFDLIEPLRNLFKDEVRQLGLVLGLPESMVWRHPFPGPGLAVRVLGEVTHPQLELLRDCDEILLEEIVANNLYRRTAQVFAVLLPVKSVGVMGDGRTHEQVVAVRAVESQDFMTADWARIPYDVLATISNRIINEVRGVNRVCYDISSKPPATIEWE; this is encoded by the coding sequence ATGACCACCCCCGGAACCGCCTCCGCCGCACAAGTCGACCCCACCGCCGCCGCGATTGCCGACATCCCCGACGCCGCCCGCGGCCAGGTCGTCCCCATCCTCGACTTCGGCAGCCAGTACGTCCAGCTCATCGCCCGCCGCGTCCGCGAGCAGGGTGTCTACTCCATGCTCGTCGGCCCGCAGATCACCTACGAACAGCTCAAGGCCCTGAACCCCAAGGGCATCATCCTCTCCGGCGGGCCCTCGTCCGTGAACGACGAAGGCGCGCCCAAGCCCGACCCCCGGCTCTTCGACCTCGGCGTCCCCATCCTCGGCATCTGCTACGGGATGCAGGTCGGCTGCGAACTGCTCGGCAGCGAAGTCAACAACGCCGCCGCCCGTGAGTACGGCGGCGTCAAGCTCCACATCACCGACGACTCCGACATCTTGAGCCGAGTCCCCGAACACACCACCGCCTGGATGAGCCACGGCGACCAGGTCCAGTCGCTCTCCGATGACTTCCTCCCCCTCGCCACCACCGGCACCTGCCCCTACGCCGCAGTGAAACACAAGACCAAGCCGTTCTTCGGCGTGCAGTTCCACCCCGAAGTCACCCACACGCCCCACGGCAGCGACATCCTCTCCAACTTCCTCTTCCACGTCTGCAAGTGCGACGGCTCGTGGAAGATGGCCAACTACCTCGAACACGAGATCGAACGCATCCGCGACACCGTCGGCGACCAGCAGGTCATCTGCGGGCTCTCGGGCGGGGTCGACTCGGCCGTCGTCGCCGCCATGCTCCAACGCGCGATCGGCAATCAGCTCACCTGCATCTTCGTCGATAACGGCCTCCTGCGCAAGGGCGAACGCCAGTTCGTCGAGACCACCTTCCGCGACCACTTCGACATCGACCTCCGCGTCGTCGATGCCGAGAAGGCGTTCCTCGATGACCTCGCAGGCATCACCGACCCCCAGGAAAAACGCACCCGCATCGGCCACCGCTTTATCGATGTCTTCAAGGCCGAGGCCAACGCCGACGCTGAGAAGCGCAGCGCCGAAGCGTCGGGTACCCCCTTCCTCGCCCAGGGCACCCTCTACCCCGACGTCATCGAATCGGGCCACGGCTACGCCGGCACCGCCGCGAACATCAAGCTCCACCACAACGTCGGCGGGCTCCCCGAACAGCTCGGCTTCGACCTCATCGAACCGCTGAGAAACCTCTTCAAAGACGAGGTCCGGCAGCTCGGCCTCGTGCTCGGGCTCCCCGAGTCGATGGTCTGGCGTCACCCCTTCCCCGGTCCTGGGCTGGCGGTCCGCGTGCTGGGCGAAGTCACGCACCCGCAGCTCGAGCTGCTGCGCGACTGCGACGAGATCCTGCTCGAAGAGATCGTCGCGAACAACCTCTATCGCCGGACGGCGCAGGTGTTTGCCGTGCTGCTGCCGGTGAAGAGCGTGGGCGTGATGGGCGATGGCCGAACGCACGAGCAGGTCGTCGCGGTGCGTGCGGTGGAGAGTCAGGACTTCATGACCGCCGACTGGGCGCGGATCCCCTACGACGTCCTCGCGACGATCTCCAACCGCATCATCAACGAGGTCCGCGGCGTGAATCGCGTGTGCTACGACATCTCGTCCAAGCCGCCGGCGACGATCGAGTGGGAATAG
- a CDS encoding DUF4870 domain-containing protein produces the protein MSDENPNTPPEDAPAPDAAPPPPADAPAADAPAISGGDIPDDAKTMAMLCHLLGLTMIGTIIIWLIKKDDHPFIDQEGKEATNFQITALIGWVIASVIAAVTCGIGGILYLPLMVCVVIFCIMGALKAKEGEAYRYPVNIRFIK, from the coding sequence ATGTCTGACGAGAACCCCAACACCCCGCCGGAAGACGCCCCAGCCCCCGACGCCGCTCCGCCACCACCGGCCGACGCCCCGGCGGCCGACGCCCCGGCGATCTCCGGCGGCGACATCCCCGACGACGCCAAGACCATGGCGATGCTCTGCCACCTGCTCGGGCTCACCATGATCGGCACGATCATCATCTGGCTCATCAAGAAGGACGACCACCCCTTCATCGACCAGGAAGGCAAAGAAGCGACCAACTTCCAGATCACCGCGTTGATCGGCTGGGTCATCGCCTCGGTCATCGCGGCGGTGACGTGTGGCATCGGGGGGATCCTCTACCTCCCACTGATGGTGTGCGTCGTGATCTTCTGCATCATGGGCGCGCTCAAGGCCAAGGAAGGCGAGGCCTACCGCTATCCGGTGAACATCCGTTTCATCAAGTAG
- the aroB gene encoding 3-dehydroquinate synthase — protein sequence MPTVRLTLPPRAYDIVIEPGVLARAGALVARAAPHARAAVVVDEAVADSYGRQVREALGAAGYDAAACLMPASETHKTLDTVASLLDTMLDHRMERRSPVVAVGGGITGDVAGYAAASLLRGVPFVQSPTTLLAMVDASVGGKTGVNTRQGKNLVGAFHQPVLVLIDPDTLATLPPRELRGGLAECVKHGVIRDADLFTWIDANVDKILALECDTLVELVRRNVAIKAAVVQEDEKEQGVRAHLNFGHTFAHAIEATQDKSAGADPYSHGEAVALGMTAATRLAVDAGRCAASVYDLLVALLERIGLPTSSDRLAEDEALLAVMRSDKKVRDGQVRLVLPDRMGAVSVVDDTPEGAVRSAWASLRG from the coding sequence ATGCCGACTGTCCGATTGACATTGCCGCCCCGCGCGTACGACATCGTGATTGAGCCGGGCGTTTTGGCGCGGGCCGGGGCGTTGGTCGCGAGGGCCGCGCCGCACGCGCGGGCGGCGGTGGTAGTGGATGAGGCGGTGGCGGATTCGTACGGCCGGCAGGTGCGCGAGGCGCTGGGTGCCGCCGGCTACGACGCGGCCGCGTGTCTGATGCCGGCCAGCGAGACGCACAAGACGCTCGACACCGTCGCGTCGCTGCTGGACACGATGCTCGACCACCGCATGGAGCGGCGAAGCCCGGTCGTCGCCGTCGGCGGCGGCATCACGGGCGATGTCGCGGGCTACGCGGCGGCGTCGCTGCTGCGCGGCGTGCCGTTTGTCCAGTCTCCGACGACGCTGCTCGCGATGGTCGACGCCTCGGTCGGCGGCAAGACCGGCGTCAACACCCGCCAGGGCAAGAACCTCGTGGGCGCGTTCCACCAGCCCGTGCTTGTGCTCATCGATCCCGACACGCTGGCGACCCTCCCGCCGCGCGAGCTGCGCGGCGGCTTGGCCGAGTGCGTGAAGCACGGCGTCATCCGCGACGCCGACCTGTTCACGTGGATCGATGCGAACGTCGACAAGATTCTTGCACTCGAGTGCGACACGCTCGTCGAACTCGTCCGCCGGAATGTCGCGATCAAGGCGGCGGTCGTGCAGGAAGATGAGAAAGAGCAGGGCGTCCGCGCGCACCTGAACTTTGGCCACACGTTTGCCCACGCGATCGAGGCGACGCAAGACAAATCCGCCGGCGCCGATCCGTACTCGCACGGCGAAGCCGTCGCGCTGGGCATGACCGCCGCGACGCGGTTGGCCGTGGATGCCGGCCGATGCGCCGCGTCGGTGTACGACTTGCTCGTCGCGCTGCTTGAGCGCATCGGCCTGCCGACCTCCAGCGACCGCTTGGCGGAGGATGAGGCCCTGCTGGCCGTGATGCGCAGCGACAAGAAGGTCCGCGACGGCCAAGTGCGTCTGGTGCTGCCTGATCGGATGGGGGCGGTGAGCGTGGTGGACGACACGCCGGAGGGCGCGGTGCGTTCGGCGTGGGCGTCGTTGCGGGGGTAG
- a CDS encoding DUF2961 domain-containing protein: MQRLTSMAVLSVSAGLTAFSAAAQVTGYESLTHWDALSWSKASTGSLLFSSYDRTGGNLDYSYFLSPTGHQTGDVSGAVVASVTGPGVVSRFWMPHSTADRRFDMRVYVDGTLVIDTDTNLYLAGGFGYTDGALTHTMAGGQASYEPIVFQESLLITSNNYGTGDSSRRKHYYQYNIQTLSPGAHVHATTGTLSPVQQAARDQAAGVMQNIGQNPGGASATSTTFTTGAQSIGAGQSLSLAGLTGGGTVQSLNLGLQGATDAQLDGLRLRVRYDGDSAHAVDLPVSHFFGVGQGRQDYQSLPMGVSDDGSFYAYWPMPFRDGAAVELFNATGDAIALGGATVEAELGGVAPQAGYFHAVYHEQTTTPGQLTHELLDVDGAGHYVGNLLWVELEDDRRNILEGDDLITIDGTQVLYGTGLEDAYNGGYYYNHIGGLAHDGDTPFPESDDAPFAGLLRMDFDTQGDPQTRTDQYRWLITDPVAFEDSIHVVIENFGNQGGATFGSTAFYYLVTAQQGDLNGDGYVGAADLDIVLANWETGVTLGDWRLGDATGDGWVGSDDLEVVLAHWGQGVLPGGSVPEPGAALLLAVGAGGLVRRRKRG; the protein is encoded by the coding sequence ATGCAGCGATTGACTTCGATGGCGGTTCTTTCCGTGAGTGCGGGTCTCACCGCGTTTTCTGCGGCGGCGCAGGTCACGGGGTACGAATCGCTCACGCACTGGGACGCGCTGTCGTGGTCCAAAGCGAGTACGGGATCGCTGCTCTTCAGCAGCTACGACCGCACGGGCGGGAACCTGGACTACAGCTATTTTCTTTCGCCGACCGGGCACCAGACGGGCGATGTGTCGGGCGCGGTGGTCGCGTCGGTCACGGGGCCCGGCGTGGTCAGCCGGTTCTGGATGCCGCACTCCACCGCCGACCGCCGGTTCGACATGCGCGTCTACGTCGATGGCACGCTCGTCATCGACACCGACACGAACCTCTACCTCGCGGGCGGCTTTGGCTACACGGACGGCGCGCTGACCCACACGATGGCGGGCGGGCAGGCGAGCTACGAGCCGATCGTGTTCCAGGAGTCGCTGCTGATCACGTCGAACAACTATGGGACGGGCGACTCGTCGCGTCGCAAGCACTACTACCAGTACAACATCCAGACCCTGTCGCCCGGCGCACACGTCCACGCGACGACGGGCACGCTCTCGCCCGTGCAGCAGGCGGCACGCGACCAGGCCGCAGGCGTGATGCAGAACATCGGCCAAAACCCCGGCGGCGCGAGCGCGACGTCGACGACATTCACCACCGGCGCGCAGTCGATCGGTGCCGGGCAGTCCCTCTCGCTTGCCGGGCTCACGGGCGGCGGCACGGTGCAGTCGCTGAACCTCGGGCTGCAGGGCGCGACCGATGCCCAGCTCGACGGGCTGCGTCTGCGGGTGCGCTACGACGGCGACTCGGCCCACGCGGTGGACCTGCCGGTGTCGCACTTTTTCGGCGTCGGGCAGGGCCGGCAGGACTACCAGTCGCTGCCGATGGGCGTGTCGGACGACGGCTCGTTCTACGCCTACTGGCCGATGCCGTTCCGCGACGGCGCGGCGGTCGAGCTGTTCAATGCGACGGGCGACGCGATCGCGCTGGGCGGCGCTACGGTCGAGGCGGAGCTGGGCGGTGTCGCGCCGCAGGCGGGCTACTTCCATGCGGTGTACCACGAGCAGACGACGACGCCTGGGCAGCTAACGCACGAGCTCTTGGATGTCGACGGCGCGGGGCACTACGTCGGCAACCTGCTGTGGGTCGAGCTCGAAGACGACCGGCGGAACATCCTCGAAGGCGACGACCTCATCACGATCGATGGGACCCAGGTGCTCTACGGCACGGGGCTCGAAGATGCGTACAACGGTGGGTACTACTACAACCATATCGGCGGGCTGGCGCACGACGGCGACACGCCCTTCCCCGAGAGCGACGATGCGCCCTTCGCCGGGCTGCTGCGCATGGACTTCGACACACAGGGCGACCCCCAGACCCGCACCGACCAGTACCGCTGGCTCATCACCGACCCCGTCGCGTTTGAAGATAGCATCCACGTCGTCATTGAAAACTTCGGCAACCAGGGCGGCGCGACGTTCGGCTCGACCGCGTTCTACTACCTCGTCACCGCGCAGCAGGGCGACCTCAACGGCGACGGCTACGTCGGCGCGGCGGACCTGGACATCGTGCTCGCGAACTGGGAGACCGGCGTGACGCTGGGCGACTGGCGGCTAGGCGACGCGACGGGCGACGGCTGGGTCGGGAGCGACGACCTGGAAGTTGTTTTAGCGCACTGGGGCCAGGGCGTGCTGCCGGGCGGGTCGGTGCCCGAGCCGGGGGCGGCACTCCTGCTGGCGGTCGGGGCGGGGGGTTTGGTGCGGCGTCGAAAGCGGGGGTGA